CGACTCACTTAACGCAGCCACTCTTCAGGCAGAACACGGGTTAGCCAACCTAGCATCCAACAGGGGAGCTCTGAAAAGCCTAACAAACTGGCCATGGATTAGTGCCATGTTGAACGCTACATAGAATTAGCGCTTCGGAGGCAGCCAAGAGACTAGGGGTACACTCCAAGACGGCAAGCCGGCTCATGCGCCTGCAGAGAATGGGTGCCGTCAAGGTGGCCAATCGCTGGGTCGTCGAGGAGGCGATTCTGGAGGAATTCGCCAAGACCTATGTAGCAAGAGAGGGCAGGCCTAAGGGCTGGAGCCCCAAGAGGAAGGCAGAAAGATGAAGGCAGGACTTTATGCCCGGGTGTCAACCGAGGAGCAAACCGAAGGCTACAGCACCGACGCCCAGAGGCGGGCCTTCCAGAGACTGTGCGAAAGCAAAGGTTGGACCCCGTACAGAGAATACGTAGAAGCCGGGAAGTCAGCTCACACTGATGATATTCGCAAGCGTCCCGTATTCAAAGAAGCTATAGATGCGGCATTGGCTGGAGAATACGACGTGCTGGTCGTGCATAAGATAGATCGCTTTTCCCGAAAGCTGAGGATAACGCTTGAGTGTTTCGAGAAGTTGGGCAAGGCAGGGGTCGGCTTTGTGTCGATCGAGAATGACATGGACTACTCGACACCGACAGGGAAGTTTATGTTGGTGATGCAAGGAGGCTTGGCGGAGCTCTATTCAGACAACCTCAGCCAAGAGACCAAGAAAGGGTGGGACGAAAGAAAGAAGCAGGGGCTGTACTGCGGGCTTCTTCCTTTTGGCGCAATCAAGGGTGAGGACGGTGTACCCATACAGGACAGAAGGGAAACAGAGTCCAACGGCGCTCACATAACGAACTATGAAGGTCTCACCATGAGCTTTGAGTTGGCTGCGCAGGGCAAATCTGATCGGGAGATCGCAGAGGCTCTGAATAGGTGGGGCCATCGAACTGCCGGAAATCAGGGCAATCGGCTGTTCTCGAAGGATACCGTCCGGGGGATGCTCACTAATCGCTTCTATCTAGGCGAATTGCCCGATGGCAATGGCGGATGGATTAAGGCGAAGCACGTGCCCTTTGTTAGTCAGGAACTCTGGGATCAGGCCCAAGAATCCCAGGAGAGAAACCGCAAGGTTCCCAGGAACCGTCCGCGCGGAGCGAGGCTTAGTTCTTTCACTGGATATGCATATTGCTGGTACTGCAAAGGAAGGATGCACACAGGTGCCACGAAGAAGGGAAAGAAGCGGCTGATGTGTGCCACTAGAGTTCAGGGGAAGGGCTGTTCGCAAAAATCAGCCCTCCTGGAAGTGTATGAGACACAAATTGAAGCCTACCTCGAGAACTTCCAGATCCCAGAGGATTATCAGGCCAGGATATTAGAGGCGCATAAGAAGCTCGTGGCTGCCTATGACGATACCATGAAGGAACGCTCAAGGCTTCAATCCCAACTAGAGCGTAACAAGAAACTCTTCGCTTGGGGTGACATGAGCGAGGAAGATTATCTGGCGGAGAAGGAAAGGATACAGCATGAGCTGAGGTCTTTGAACCTGCCGGCCGATAACGAAAAGACGCTAGAAAGACTGGCCTCG
This DNA window, taken from Chloroflexota bacterium, encodes the following:
- a CDS encoding recombinase family protein, producing MKAGLYARVSTEEQTEGYSTDAQRRAFQRLCESKGWTPYREYVEAGKSAHTDDIRKRPVFKEAIDAALAGEYDVLVVHKIDRFSRKLRITLECFEKLGKAGVGFVSIENDMDYSTPTGKFMLVMQGGLAELYSDNLSQETKKGWDERKKQGLYCGLLPFGAIKGEDGVPIQDRRETESNGAHITNYEGLTMSFELAAQGKSDREIAEALNRWGHRTAGNQGNRLFSKDTVRGMLTNRFYLGELPDGNGGWIKAKHVPFVSQELWDQAQESQERNRKVPRNRPRGARLSSFTGYAYCWYCKGRMHTGATKKGKKRLMCATRVQGKGCSQKSALLEVYETQIEAYLENFQIPEDYQARILEAHKKLVAAYDDTMKERSRLQSQLERNKKLFAWGDMSEEDYLAEKERIQHELRSLNLPADNEKTLERLASFLRGVGQAWRVASQEQRNSLGRQLFEEIWIKDRQVMAVKPRQELEPFFRMSYEEWRTKFESAASNPSQSSLRQMTQSQPCLLLEAKVRRWRNQSRGSGSLRGRVAKTGQHRC